The genome window TGATCGAGGACACGAAGCCCGTCAGAAGCAGCAGCATGCCCGCCGCCGCATTCATCACCGAATTTGCGATAATACCCTTCGACATCTATCCATCCGCCAGGATCGGCCTAAAGCAGGCTACCCGCCATCTCTAATGCGAAAATGTTAAAATAAAGCGGAGTAGCGACCTCAGCTTAGCTGGCCTGCATCGCCGCCAGCGTCTGGAGCGCCTTGTCATAGCTGTTCTCCGCGAGGTATCGCAGCAGAAACGCCCGCGCCTTCTCGGCCTTCTCCCGTGCAAGCTCGGGCGCGCGGAAGATATCCCGGAGATGCGCGGCCGCCGCTTGCGGAGAGGGATCGGCCCAGACCGCGCCTTCGAGCCCGGCAAATTCCGGGTGGGTGTCGACCACAGGAATGAGGGGAGAGGCGACCTGCCAGCTATTATCAGGATCGCAGAAATCCACTGTTCCCGACCAAGCCGTGGAAATAACCGGCGTGCGCTGCATGATCGCCTCGGCAACCGTCAGCCCGAAACCCTCAGAACGATGCAGCGAAAGATAGGCTTGGGAAGAACGGATGAGGCCGTTGATATCGGCGTTCGACAACCTGTCGGTGACGATCCTGATCCGGCTGTTGCCGGCGACCGAATCGACCAATTCCCGCAGGCCTTCATCCTTGTTCACATCACCGCTGGCCTTCATCAACAGGAAGGCGCTTGGGCATTCGGCGGCAAATATCCTGAAGGCCTCGATGACGGCCCGCGGATTTTTCCGGTTGATCGAGGAGCCGGCGCTGAAGATGAAGCTGACGAGAAAAGCGTCCTTCTCGATGCCGAACCTCTCCCGCATGCCTTCCGTCGCCGGCGCCTCGGTCACCGGATGCGGAACGACGATGACGGGCGCCTTTGTGAGCGGCGCAATCGCCCGGCGGGTGAATTCGGACGGCACGAAGACGGCATTCATGTAGTGCATCGCATTGCGCCATTCCGCCGGCGCGACTTCAAGCTCCCAGGCGAAATATCCGATATTGAAGGCGTGGGTGAAATTTCCAGCGCCCTTCTTCAGGATGGCGCGCGGCAGCATCGGCGGATTGAGGTGCCAGATCCGGCTTCCCGGCGGCTCGGTGGCGAGAGGCGACGGCGTCCATCCGGCGAAGGCATTGGCGTCGGGATGCGTGCTGACATCGGAGAGCGATATCGCCCGCCCCACCTCAGACAGAGCGCCGGCGCAAAGCCTTGCCGATTCGCCCACGCCGACCGCCATCGAGAGATAGCCGACGATTTCCACCGGCTTGCGCGGATTGAAGGCAAGAGGCGAGCGTGGGATCAGCCGCTGCAGGAGGTGGGCACGGAGAAAGCGGTATATCGTTCTCAAATCACGGTCTTTCTCAATGGATCGGCATCGTCATTGGCGGGGGCGTCACCCCCAGAGCATGATGCCGAAAAGTCTGCGCGGTTTTCGGACGACAGCATGCTCTATCTCTTTTCTAGAGCGCGACGCGATGCGAACTGCCTAAACTTCTGATCTCGCCCGCAGGCGGGATATCGTTCTCCGCGCCAGGGAGCGCATGAAGCTTCACGCGCCGCAATGCGCCGGGAGCGAGATGGAACCAGTCGTCGTCGGCGCGGTAGCCTTCGGCGTCGATATGCACCGATTGCGCCAGCCGGTCGGTCCTCAGATCGACGAACCAATCCTCGCCGTCTCTGCCGAGTGTTGCTTCGATAGCTGCGTCATGCAGCGCCTTTCCCCGTCCGCAGGGAAAGTGAAAGCTTTCCGCCAGAATGGCGCCGTCTGTCAGCGAGCGCAGGCGTGCGACACTTGCATCATGCGACGGCGGCCCGAAACGGAAGGCATAGGTCGTATCGAAAAAGGCGCCGAACAGTGCGGTGCAGGCCAGACGCTCCGTGTCCCTTGCCGCCAGCTTGAAGGCCCGGCTGCCGCTGACGACCTGCTGTTTTCCCGCGCGCAGGCAGGCGACTTCGAGTTCCACGTCGAGTGCGGCATCCGTCTCGTTCAGAACATGCACGTCGAGACCGTTGGTTCCCTCGTCTGTGAAGACCACCTGAACCGGCCGGAATGCACGGCGCATCGCATACCAGACCGGCTTCGGCTCTCCGGTGGAATCGATCACCCCCCAGCCGGGGCCGGGCAGCAGGTCCTGCAGGGTCCAGACGAGTGCGCCATTGCAGGCGGAGCCCTTGCGCCGCCATTCAGCAAAAGTCTCCTCGATCACCTCGCAGGTCGCGGCGCGGGAGAGATCGAGATAGCGTTCCGGATCTTCGCGGCGCAGCTCAGCCGGATCGAAACCGTAGAGAAGCTGCAGGTAGAAATCGCGAACATCCTCGAAATCCCAGGAGGCACTGCGGTCGCGCGGCACCCGGGCCTTCCAGAGCGGGCTATGGACAGCCGGCACATCGAGATGACGCTGCAGCGTCCTTTGCTGCGGCACATGCGCAAAGGCGAGGCTTTCGGACGCAAACCGCACGTCGGCACGGCGCGCGTCGGCAAGCGGCCGCATATAGGCGC of Rhizobium sp. BT04 contains these proteins:
- a CDS encoding glycosyltransferase family 4 protein; its protein translation is MRTIYRFLRAHLLQRLIPRSPLAFNPRKPVEIVGYLSMAVGVGESARLCAGALSEVGRAISLSDVSTHPDANAFAGWTPSPLATEPPGSRIWHLNPPMLPRAILKKGAGNFTHAFNIGYFAWELEVAPAEWRNAMHYMNAVFVPSEFTRRAIAPLTKAPVIVVPHPVTEAPATEGMRERFGIEKDAFLVSFIFSAGSSINRKNPRAVIEAFRIFAAECPSAFLLMKASGDVNKDEGLRELVDSVAGNSRIRIVTDRLSNADINGLIRSSQAYLSLHRSEGFGLTVAEAIMQRTPVISTAWSGTVDFCDPDNSWQVASPLIPVVDTHPEFAGLEGAVWADPSPQAAAAHLRDIFRAPELAREKAEKARAFLLRYLAENSYDKALQTLAAMQAS